A genome region from Camelina sativa cultivar DH55 chromosome 10, Cs, whole genome shotgun sequence includes the following:
- the LOC104718254 gene encoding cannabidiolic acid synthase-like, with the protein MRELALSMFLLFFVFNCVSSVPTKEQFQSCLATNKIFKLPRNLTNHTPDSQIFTDFSESSSPNSSFLNLNFTSLKPILTLKPKSESEIKRSILCSKKLGVQVRTMSGGHDYEGLSYLSLSPFIIVDLVNLRSININLTDETALVQSGATLGELYYKIAKTSKVHAFSAGICPSVGVGGHISGGGFGTLMRKHGLASDNVVDARVMDVNGITRDRRRMGEDLFWALRGGGAASFGVVLSWKVKLARVPEKVTCFISQHTMGPNMNKIVHRWQSIGSEVDEDLFMRVIIDNGQEGNQRIVKSTFQTLFLGGIDRLIPLLNQKFPELGLRSQDCKEMSWIESIMFFNWRSGQPLEILLNRELRFEDQYFKAKSDFVQTPVPEHVFEEVTKRFLEKETPLMILEPLGGKINQVSETASPYPHRRGNLYNVQYMVKWKVNEVEEMNKHVRWMRSLHDYMTPYVSKSPRGAYLNYRDLDLGTTKGINTTFEDARKWGEAYFKGNFKRLGLVKGKIDPTNFFRNEQSIPPLF; encoded by the coding sequence atgagaGAGCTTGCTTTGTctatgtttcttctcttctttgtttttaattgtgtCAGTTCAGTTCCGACAAAAGAACAGTTTCAAAGTTGCTTGGCGACAAATAAAATCTTCAAACTCCCTAGAAACCTCACTAATCACACACCAGATTCCCAAATATTCACCGACTTTTCCGAATCGTCATCTCCAAATTCAAGTTTCCTCAACTTGAATTTCACCAGCCTGAAGCCAATTCTGACCTTGAAACCTAAATCCGAATCCGAAATCAAAAGATCGATTCTATGCAGCAAGAAACTTGGTGTGCAAGTTAGAACCATGAGTGGTGGTCATGACTACGAAGGTCTGTCTTATCTCTCACTATCACCTTTCATAATTGTCGACCTCGTCAACCTCAGATCGATCAATATCAACCTCACAGACGAAACCGCTTTGGTCCAGTCCGGGGCAACACTCGGAGAACTCTATTACAAAATTGCCAAAACCAGCAAGGTCCATGCCTTTTCCGCTGGGATATGTCCGAGTGTTGGTGTTGGTGGGCATATTAGCGGCGGAGGATTCGGCACATTAATGAGAAAACACGGTTTAGCGTCTGATAACGTTGTGGACGCGCGTGTGATGGACGTAAATGGGATAACCCGCGACCGGAGAAGGATGGGAGAGGATTTGTTCTGGGCGCTTAGAGGCGGTGGAGCCGCGAGTTTTGGCGTTGTCTTGTCATGGAAGGTTAAGCTTGCTAGGGTTCCTGAAAAGGTAACTTGTTTCATAAGTCAACATACGATGGGACCTAACATGAACAAGATTGTTCATAGATGGCAATCCATAGGATCAGAGGTAGACGAAGATTTATTCATGAGAGTCATAATAGACAACGGTCAAGAAGGGAATCAAAGGATAGTGAAATCTACATTTCAAACCCTATTTCTTGGTGGAATCGATAGACTGATTCCTCTGCTGAACCAGAAGTTTCCGGAACTCGGCTTACGATCTCAAGACTGCAAGGAAATGAGCTGGATCGAATCAATAATGTTCTTCAACTGGAGATCAGGACAGCCGTTAGAGATCTTGCTCAACCGAGAGCTACGATTCGAAGATCAGTATTTCAAAGCAAAGTCAGATTTTGTTCAAACCCCAGTTCCTGAACACGTTTTCGAAGAAGTGACCAAGAGGTTTCTCGAGAAAGAAACTCCATTGATGATCTTGGAACCTTTGGGTGGAAAGATCAACCAGGTTTCAGAAACAGCGTCTCCATATCCACACAGGAGAGGGAACCTGTATAACGTACAGTACATGGTGAAATGGAAAGTGAATGAAGTCGAGGAGATGAACAAACATGTTAGGTGGATGAGATCGCTACACGATTACATGACTCCTTACGTTTCAAAATCCCCGAGAGGAGCTTATTTGAATTACAGAGATCTTGATTTAGGCACGACCAAAGGGATCAACACGACATTTGAAGATGCAAGGAAATGGGGTGAGGCGTATTTCAAAGGTAATTTCAAGAGATTAGGGTTGGTTAAAGGGAAGATTGATCCAACAAATTTCTTCAGGAACGAACAGAGTattcctcctctgttttga
- the LOC109126823 gene encoding tetrahydrocannabinolic acid synthase-like gives MRELALSMFLLFFVFNCVSSVPTKEQFQSCLATNKIFKLPRNLTNHTPDSQIFTDFSESSSPNSSFLNLNFTSLKPILTLKPKSESEIKRSILCSKKLGVQVRTMSGGHDYEGLSYLSLSPFIIVDLVNLRSININLTDETALVQSGATLGELYYKIAKTSKVHAFSAGICPSVGVGGHISGGGFGTLMRKHGLASDNVVDARVMDVNGITRDRRRMGEDLFWALRGGGAASFGVVLSWKVKLARVPEKVTCFISQHTMGPSMNKIKLS, from the exons atgagaGAGCTTGCTTTGTctatgtttcttctcttctttgtttttaattgtgtCAGTTCAGTTCCGACAAAAGAACAGTTTCAAAGTTGCTTGGCGACAAATAAAATCTTCAAACTCCCTAGAAACCTCACTAATCACACACCAGATTCCCAAATATTCACCGACTTTTCCGAATCGTCATCTCCAAATTCAAGTTTCCTCAACTTGAATTTCACCAGCCTGAAGCCAATTCTGACCTTGAAACCTAAATCCGAATCCGAAATCAAAAGATCGATTCTATGCAGCAAGAAACTTGGTGTGCAAGTTAGAACCATGAGTGGTGGTCATGACTACGAAGGTCTGTCTTATCTCTCACTATCACCTTTCATAATTGTCGACCTCGTCAACCTCAGATCGATCAATATCAACCTCACAGACGAAACCGCTTTGGTCCAGTCCGGGGCAACACTCGGAGAACTCTATTACAAAATTGCCAAAACCAGCAAGGTCCATGCCTTTTCCGCTGGGATATGTCCGAGTGTTGGTGTTGGTGGGCATATTAGCGGCGGAGGATTCGGCACATTAATGAGAAAACACGGTTTAGCGTCTGATAACGTTGTGGACGCGCGTGTGATGGACGTAAATGGGATAACCCGCGACCGGAGAAGGATGGGAGAGGATTTGTTCTGGGCGCTTAGAGGCGGTGGAGCCGCGAGTTTTGGCGTTGTCTTGTCATGGAAGGTTAAGCTTGCTAGGGTTCCTGAAAAGGTAACTTGTTTCATAAGTCAACATACGATGGGACCTAGCATGAACAAGATT AAACTTTcctaa